The window AGCTCGCCAGAAAAGGCAGCTTGATAATATGGAAGAGATTGTCAGTGTATTGGACCGGATTGGGCAAGAGAGCACATCCGGTACTCTGACCTTAGACTCCCTTGCAGCAGCATTTGCAGACTTGCAGCAGCAGTATTCTGAGGAATACAAACTCTGCAACTTGTCAAGCATAGCATGCTCATatgctcagcctttatttatacGTGTTTTTCAAGGATGGGATCCACTTCAAACTCCAACACATGGAATGGAGGTGGTTTCCAGGTGGAAGTATCTTTTGCAAGGCGATGACATTTTTACTATCTCTGATGCTGCATCTCCTTATACTCAAATATTCATGGAAGTTGTTTTCCCTGCCATTAGAATATCTGGCACCAATACCTGGCAGGCAAGGGACCCTGAACCAATGCTTCGTTTTTTGGAGTCCTGGGAGAAGCTGTTGCCTCCTGCAGTCCTTCAGACAATATTGGAAAACATTGTCTTGCCCAAGTTATCAGCTGCTGTGGACTCCTGGGATCCACGTCGAGAAACAATTCCAATCCATTCCTGGgttcatccatggctgcccttatTGGGTCAAAGGTTGGAAAGCTGCTATCACACTATACGTAACAGATTGGAAAGTGTACTGCATGCTTGGCACCCAAGTGATATGTCTGCATACTACATATTGTCTCCTTGGAAGACCGTGTTTGATGCAATTAACTGGGAAAAACTGATGGTCAGATTTATTGTTCCAAAGTTGTTAAATGTAATGCATGAATTCCAAATAAATCCAGCAAATCAGAACCTTGATCAGTTCTATTGGGTCCGTACTTGGGCTACTGCTATTCCCATCCATCACATGCTTCCAATACTGGATATATTCTTCAACAAGTGGGAAGTAGTTTTGTATCACTGGTTATGCTCAAAAAACCCGAACTTTGAAGAAGTGACAAAATGGTATTTGGGTTGGAAGGTACTCATTCCACCTGAACTTCTGGCAAATGAACACGTTCGCTATCGACTTAATGTCGGTCTAGACATGATGAACCAGGCTGTTGAAGGTTCAGAGGTGGTTGAACCTGGTCTGAGGGAGAACATAAGTTATCTTAGGGTTCTTGAACAAAGGCAGTTTGAGACTCAGAAAAAAGCAGCAGCGCAATCTCAATCCCGTCCTTCTGTGGGCTCGAACAGTGGAATCCAAATGGACGGTACAGGTGGCGGGGATGAGATGAACTTGAAAAGAGTTATTGAAGTTTATGCACAACAGAATGATTTGTTGTTCCAGCTTAAGCCCGGGCGAATGCAAGATGGTCATCAGATATATGGTTTTGGTAAAATCAGCATTATTATAGATTCTCTCAATCAGAAGGTATTTGCACAAGTAGAGGACAGGTGGTCTTTGGTGTCACTTGAGCAGCTGTTGGACCTGCAAAAGTTAAAGAGCCGATAAGCATCTTAAGTTCTTGAATTTCTCAGTACGAAAGCAACTCCAAGTAATGTGTAGGCTTCACGTACCTTTCTGCACTGGGATCTTTCATTGTGCTGCAGCAAGTCATGAGAAGATGAAGTGCTTCTTTTCTCCCTAGTGGCATTTTACTGCTTCTTTAGTGAGATTTTAAGTTGTAAGTTTCCTTCGTCCTACATTGGCATTTGGCAAAATCACTAGAAATGAGAGAGACGTGAGTGTCAGTCTTTCTGGCTCAGATAGCAGCCCTTCAAATTTTTTACATAGATTTCATATTGTATTTATTCGTGAATTTCTTTATATAGAAGCACTACATGTTCAATAtctatttaattatataaatgtTAATCCTAACTTAGATTTTCCTATCAACACTTAGTGTTCAGCCATATTATAATTGTTTCATAGATTTATTTTGATCGGCCACTAATCTGTTTTATTCTGTGGAGGCTAAAGGCGGGTTGATTTAGAAATAATGATGATTGAATGCAAAGGAGTTACCTAACTCCTTTTAAGTCTTATCTGATGCAAACCAGAGAAGAAGGGTGCTTATTATCTGTGAATAGTTGATGCATGCGGGCTTGTACtggtaaaaaagaaaacaaaaagagagaaACTAAGGAATGCATCAGAGGCTGTCGAGAAAATTCCATTCTTCAATTAGGACAGCTGCTCCTTAGACTTAGAGAAAGATTAATGAATTGAATTGAAAAATGAACCCCTTGCTCTAAGAGTTGACCTCTATATGTCCATTACTTTATAGTGAAAGATCAAAGACAAGCTATTAAGGTGTAAAGATAGAAGATTTGCGAAAGATTAGAGTTTAAACCTCCGTatcctcacccccccccccccaaaaaaaaaaaaaaaaaaaaaaccccaaaCCATGTTGTCTTCTTCTTTCTCCTCTTTCTTGTTAGGAGCTCTTACTCGAGCTAATgtcaaaagagaagaaatagaCTTCCTGCTCAGTATGATATGAATATTAAGGTGCTGCAGCAGAGCCATTGCAATTCAATTCAATCTCTGCTGGCTGCTTCAGTATCTGACGGTCTAGTCTCTGCTATTAACTTGGGTGTGTGATGGAGTTATTAGGGTTCGATAGAGTTAGAGCTTTGCACAATTCACTTTCCTCTGTGTAATTTGTTTTTTGGGTCGAAGCTACCAAGTGTTGGTGGGGGAGGTTTGGGCTGACCCCAACCTGTTCATTTCATTCAGCAGAAGTGCAAGGAGGTAGGATGTACAATCATTCTTCTCTTAACTTTTTCTTACTGTTCTAGATTTTGAATTTGTTCCCAAATTTTTTTTAAGTTAAATTTATGTATAGTATCTAAAAGCTCCTGTGGTGCAAGGTTGCTGTTTTGGTCCCTCAATTATTAGTCCTACTACAGATAAATGTTTCAAGATTCAATGTTTTTAATTATTATATCATGAGATTACTCATTTTATGCCTTGGAGAACTTTTAGTACCTTTTGTTTTATGATAATATCTTTTGCATTTGCAGAAATTTGGTAATGGAGGGGACCAATAGCTGACGGTATTATTAATAAAAGGATCTAAATGTTTCTAGTGTCAAGTATGCCAGAAATCAAAACTAGAATTTGCCATAATAAAAGCACAATTATCCCTTCTATGAATTTCTTTTGCTTTAGACAGAAATGtaagaaggaaaaagaaggaaagaagcttGTCTGAACAATTAGTTTTTTGTCCAGGTAGGATCAGATCTTAATGTATTTCTTTGATCCTAAAGTGGACTTTCTGGCATATTATATCGTGGCCATACGAGTAATGATACAggtttaaaagttttctttagaCACGTGACACAATCTTTTGATTCCCCATCAGTTGTCGTTCTTCTGCCCATTTTTCCTGATTATTGGTCAGATATTGTTTTAATTAGAAAGTAGAATGTGCAAGCACAAATCGGGTTCTCATATTCTAGGCCTTCTTAATGTTTTTAAGGTGTAAACTGATATTTCTGCATCCCCACGTGAGGCAGAAGCTAGTAGCTGATAGAGAGTAGCTGTTGGAGGTCTATAGTGAGGTTATGGGTTCGCGACGATCAGCAAAACTTCTCCATGCCTCAGGAGCTGTGTTTAAGTTAATTTATGTCTATTCTAATTTTGTAAATTTATTTGTCTGTTTTAATTCTAGTAAACTGTTAGCTTATTTTTAGTCTAAGTGTCTATCAGAAGCTCATGTGGTCTAAGTGTGTCTTTAATTCCTTATCCAAGATCAAAGAAGGAACTCCTCATTAAGCAAGAACCGTAACTAAGAACGGAGCAGTTCAATTTTTGGGTACAGGAAAAACTCTCCTAGAACAATCTATTTTCATCGAATTTTTCCAATTGATCAGAACAGCTAGTCTGAAGTCTAATAAATTTCAATGAGTATACTCAGTCATTTTGCCAAGTGAGTAATTATTTCCAGCTTATTATAATTGGCCTTCAGGTGATCATTCAACTATGTCGTTCTACTTGTAAGTCCTGCACTTTATCCAGCCTCTTGAGCAAATTATGAATGGCACTATGTTTTACTTGATTGTGTTGTCTTGATCCATTGTGAAAGGTGGGTTTCTATGAAAACTGAATGGTATTTCCACTGGTGCACCACTTTTCCTTCTCcccttcttctatttttttctgCTCCACTTCTGCAACTTAATCCTTTCTATATTTGCGGTAATTGTTTTgctacttcttttttcttttctttttcccctctaCACTGCTCAGTGTTTTCTTTGCTTGACCAGCTACTGGGCTTGCACATTTCTCCCTGCTGTATTTTGTAGCTATTCTTGAGCCATAAGTTAGCTTCAAGATAGTGAAGGAATTATGCCagcaaatgtaacaattaaagtTAATAAAGTGCTTATTTAGTACAGTAGTGTTTGACAGTCCAATGCTGATACTTAACTTGCTGTCACAATGATCCCAAATTTCTGCTCTGTCCTTAACTAGCTGAAATTGAAACCAGATATGCAGGAAGGAAGGATTCACAGATCCTCTCTGTCCTTAACTAGCTGGAACTGTAACGAGATACAAACTCCGGTTTAGGTCTCAGTGCTACAGGTCTGGGGACAGAAGTAGAGATTCAGCTCAGTAAAATCTGTTGTTCGagaagacaacaacaataacaacaacaacaaaaccagtGAATTCCTTCTATTGTTGTTCGAGAAGGAACTCTAGAAATTAGTTTCATGAAGAGATTCACTTATTGCAATATTTATTTACTACATGAGTGATAAAGCATACGAAAACTTGTGGTGGTTTGTCTTACTTTTGCAAGAATCTAGATCTTTCCGTATGAAACATCACTAATCTATTGGATTCATGGCAATTGAGGGTTCTGATGTTGAAGTTGTAGAAGTGAAGGTTGACTTTGCTATACTTAGCCGCTTTGTCTTAGGAATAATAGTTCTGAATAGGATTAAATGTTTCTCTTATAGGCGATCTCTCATCATTTGTTCTCCTTATTGTGTAGGCGATCTTTTAGCACATCAGTCAAATGACATGGAAGGGTCCATTTTGTTCTTTTAGGAGTTAAATAGATAGCAATCTGTCAGTATATCGGTACAGCTTTATTCTCTCCAGAACTACAACtcgccttttttttttaaatcctcaCTGGGTGATGTAACTTCCATATTTCATCAACCTCAGGCCTAAATGATCTTCTTCtgtttcttcaacatttttctgattttgtttTCTGTTTATATATGTTGAGAACTGTGTACAGCAGCTATTTTTGAGCTGTTTGTTTTTGTCATGCTTCAATTGTTTTTGGGGCATGTCATTCATGCTTTTGTTTACCCATGCAGTTGTGTTAATATCCAATTGTTTTGGGTCATGTCATTCATGCTTTTGTTTACTCATGCAGTTGTGCTATATGGTATCCTATATGTATCTTCCAAGTCCATTAGCATGAGAGCTGGGGTTTACAAATATGGATTTTGTCCTGTGTTTGTGCAGTTATTACAACCGAGCCTGTTAGACTTGCCATGACCCTCCATGCCTGTCTCATGTTATCATTTTGTTGTGCAGGAAATAGTACCTTCGCCAGAGTCTCCTGATAACTCTGCTAAACATGAAAGTAATGAAGAGGAAACACCCAGGACAAGTGCAAAGAGAAAGCAGCATTCTTCAGGCAAGGACAAGGTAAGCATTTTAAATCGTTGTTCATGTTGTTTAATCCTTTCGTATTCTGTGTGTTTCTATCATACTAATGCTCTGTGCTATTCTTGTTCTATTTTGCAAATGTAAATTGTGTCTTTATGCTGCAATTCTTCCAACTGATTCTTGTTATAAAAGTCGATAGTGGTTAGCAAGTAGTATAGACTTACCATTTGTTGCCACCTGTTAAGTGCttgtatacacacacacacacacacacacacacacacatattttGCTTGTTCTTTAAAATAGCTGTTTGTTTCATAACCTAACATTTGTGTTAGGAAACAACAAAAGCCAAATGCAAATGTCACCTGTTAAGTGCttgtatacacacacacacacacacacacatattttGCCTGTTCTTTAAAATAGCTGTTTGTTTCATAACCTAACATTTGTGTTAGGAAACAACAAAAGCCAAATGCAAATGTCACCTTAATCTTGATGAATGCGcattttttttttgctcttaTGGGAAGGGGACTACTGCCCTTCTTTCTCCAACCGTCCCTCTTCTGTGTAACTGACATTTGTTGGCACTCATTTCTGATTGCTTATGTTTACTTGAATTCACTTAGGATGACGGTTATCGTTAGTCATGTTTTATCTTGACAAACTGCTTTATTCTAGATTAAATTCATTTAGCTTCTACAGTACTCCTGTGTGATTAACAAGTTGTTTGCCTGGGAGATTAATACCTAACCACACTGCCCCACTGTACTGCTTCTACTTGTCAGGTGAACGAGACTGTGCAACATGGCGAGAGCCTGGTTTGTAAAAAAATCAAAGTTTGGTGGGCATTGGATAAAGTGTAAGtatttcttactttattatgctGCTGCCCGATATGTTTTTCTGTCCAGCATGTTTTTCCCCTCATAACTGACTCTGATAGTTTGGAATTACTATCATATTGAGTTCGCTGAAATTGCTGAGTAATTTTTCCAGTTCTATTTTATCTTGAACCTTTTTATCTGCATTAGTATATGTTACATCTTAGAAATGATATTCCCATTTCAGCGTCAATATGGGTGCTAACCATTGTTATGCCTGCGTCTTGGGAAATGAGGATGCGAGTGTTGGGATACCTCAAGATATTGTATtactccctctatttcaatttatgtgaacctatttcctttttagtccgtgccataaagaatgacctctttccttatttggaaactatttacttttatgcaatgatttatagctacacaaaatatatgtgcctcattttacaccacaagttcaaaagttctctcttttcttaaactccgtgcccagtcaaatgggttcacataaattgaaacggagggagtagaatTTATGCTGATATTCCTTTGTTGTCACAGATTTTATGAAGGTGTTGTTGAGAAGTTTGATTCTGCCAAAAAGTACAGAGTGAGTGCAGTTTGTTTTTTGCTGCGTAAAACTGAATTGTTTCGTTTGCACTAAGCCTTCTATATTTGAATGATAATTTCTTATTAGGTTGTCTACACTGATGGAGATGTAGAAAACATAAATCTCACAGAGGAACGCTGGAAGTTAGTAGAAGATGATCCAATGTCAGAAGGGGTTAGTTACTGGCTGTATTTTGCATTGTTATGATTTTGTTTCTCTTTGATACATTTGTATGTTCCTCTGTTGACAGGAACAAATAGCAAGTGCTGATGCAGCTTCCGAAAGGTAAGCATAGCCGTTTATCACCTTATTCTTATTTGGTTTTCAAGGCATTTATTCACACCTGAAGCTATAATTACTGACCATGGTAGAGCTAGGAGCATCCTAATTGTCCACCTTTCTGGAACCCTTCTGCATTTTCTATCTAAGATTGTCCTTCAACTGTCTCTTTACGCTATAACTACTTACAAATACATCTTAATTGAAGAAAACAATAAGAGATTCTCATTGCTgttttattatttcatatttctgTGAACCTTTGTTGCTAAAAGGGTTAGAGATCTTTGGCCAAGTCTATCACTTCAACTTTTGCTGATTCATGATGTGTTTCTTAATGAAGTTGTTTCATATGGAATACAAAGCTAGCTTACAATCCAATTTTGTTGTATTCTATGTGATGAGAAGCGATAATAGTTTGTCTACAGGAGGGATGGCTACCTTTTCTTTCGAAACCTTTTAGTTGCTTGGTTGACCAACTTTGAAATCTGTTAAAGGTTGTTGATTTCAAGTCTTATTGAGCACATGGTTAGCTAGtataaattgttttattttaaCTTGTGTCTATATGGTTTGGCTTTGTTGGCCTGGTTTATGCAAGTTCTTGATTTCCTTCTTCTATTTGCAGCTATTCTGCTTTTTTGGTAACTGAAAAAAGTGGTAGGTATATGATAGGGGTGGTTGTGATTTTTTTCCATGGAAGTTGTTCTTTTTACTGTAGGATGAGCAAAGTGAGACCGTACTCATTTTGATGTCTGTACTCATTGCGTTATTGTATTTGTTAATGATTATGTTTTGGGAAATGTCATATTCATTCTTTTGTCTGCTTCCTTCCCTGGTTCTCTGGCCTATATTGATCTTGCTACACGGATGGGGCAATATGAGAAGCAGAATGTATAACCTATGCTTAAAAAGAAATTGAAACCTAAATAATTAAATGAAAATTAGCTTTTTTTCTTCTCAACCACTAtatattacaaaaatatttttttaatgtttCCACCTGGTGTCCTTTACCCGTGTTGGGACCCGACTAATCTGGATTCGTGCCGGGAAGTCCCACTTTGGGGCGTAAAGCTCTCCCTACCAAAGGAAACTCCGTACTTGgggctcgaacctgtgacctcATGGCTAAGGATGGGGAAGTATTTACCTCATGGCTAAGGATAGGGATGTATTTACCACTCCACCACAAACTTTTGGTGTTAATCCTCTATAAAAATGATCTTTTCTTCATAATCTAGCAGTACGACAATTCTTTGTGTTTCTTTGACTCTGCTTTCGCTATGCCaggcagaagaagaaaaaacctaGAAATGCTGAATCATCAGCGAAGCATGAAAGAGTGGAGGCTTCACCTAAAAGGTTGTATACTCTCCTTAACCGTGTGCTTGTGTGATGTATTAACATGTTGTTGGGAAGCCTAACGGTTTCAGTGGTGGGTCTCTTTCTGCACCAAGTCAAAAGACACGGCAACAAAATCTGGACAGAAATCCAAGGATGATGGTAAGCTTAAGCACAACTTAAAAGATGGCACCTCAAAATCTGGCGGGAGAACTGACGGTACAACCAGCAGTAAATCTAGGGCCCAATCTAAAAAAAGCAGTGGCAAATCTGTTGATGATACTGAAAAGCCATCTGCTCGGTCTAAAGATGTTAGCAGTAGTACTCCCAAATCCAAGTCCAAGCAAGATACCCCGTCAACGACTGCCAACAAGTCCAAGCAAGAAACAGTTACAGCTGCCGTCAAGTCCAAAAATAAAACACCTCAAAGTGGCGGCAAGCCCAGTGCCAATGGCATGGAGAAGCTAAAATCTAGTTCGTCAAAGGTTAAAGGAAGCGGGAATTTGGCAAAAACCCCTGATAGCAGCTCTAAGGGAAAATTCTCTAGTGCGTCTAAGGAACGAGAAAGTGAGCCAAAGAGAGGAAAGAGCTGATTAGTTGATGCACATCTGTAATAGTGGAGTTGCTTTGTTAGTGCCTATGCTACATTCTTGGACCTGTTACAGCTCACTGAAGAGGCTATAGAGCCCAAGTATGCCTTGTATGCTATTTGCTGTCTGGCACAATCTGGAGTCACAGCTTGCAAATGTGTCTTATAACACGTCTGTACTATTTGCCAGAAGGTATATCTTTCCCAGTCTAAAGAGTTGATATATTGGTTTAAGTCTACTCACACTTCCTTGCTGCACGTATGTCTTGCACGCTCAAAGCTACAAAATATTTAGTTCTATCAATGTTGGAGGAATTCACTGGGAGTTGTAATATTTGCAGAAGTGTGATTGCATGAGTAGCATCTGGAAATTATCCCCTTTTACCAAGTGCTATACAGGGTTGGTCAAAGTACGAAAGTGAAGGATCTGTTGCTAATAagacttttcaatttctatgaCAAGAGGTGTTGGAGATACAATATTCTCCGAGTTCCTCTACTTTGTTTCCTCTCAAGTTCTTCTGAATTGGTACTGCTACCTTTTATGTCTAACGTATATTTGCAGCTAAGTTAATCAAAAAAGAAACTCCTCTAAGATTGTGTACTATGTAGTTCCATATCTTGGAGTCGCCAAATTTTTGAGCTCCATATACTACTAGAAGAAACATGCGATAAGATGTTGTCCAGAATCACCACTAATAATTCCTGTTAATCAACTCCTTTATATCTATTTTCTATCAAATGTTAATACCTTTTCACATGACTAAGTCGCCGAGGAAAATGGGTAAAAGCCTATAAGGGGCTGTCTATGTATTTGGTCTTTTATGAATGTTTTGGTCTAATCTCCCTtcattttctgttttatttttggttttccTAAAAATACAAAACCAGCTTCTTATGGTGGCTATGTTTGTAATCGCTTGTTATAATTAAAAAACTACTATCTTTGCAAATTAAATTCAATATTCCTTGACCCGTGTAGAGAGAAATGTGCTCTTAAACCGAAAAAGATCAAGTCTCTGAAACCTGGCAGTTGTAGTTGCTTCATTCAAATAGTAGAAGCAATCAGTAAAACTCATTAAAACCCCTGAATACAGAAAATTTCGAAGAAGTGTTCACAAGCTATAATGCGCGAAACACTTTCTAGTTCAgcaaaaaattaaatataatcCACAAAAGTAGAAACTAGGAAAGGGTCTGTAAACTACCATGGTGAACACACACTAGACTACAAATGCTTGAGCAGTCACACCACAAAGAGAGCTCTAGCAGATTGAAACTATGATTATCGGCAATTGCAAGACTTGACTAGCCATGATTCCAAGATTCCATATCTGAAATTACAATAGAAAAGGACCATTAGCATTTTAAGAACAATATACTAGATTAGAGTTTACTTATGTTTATCCACCACAACAAATAAAAGATGTCTTGCATTTACATATCTAATGTTTATCCACCATAGAAACAGAAAATTTTTTAACTCCCCACCGCATGCTTAAAATACACCAAGCGACGCAAGATTGCAAGTGAGATACAGGTATCACCAATATGAGTTGCTCCTCTAACAGAAGTTTATTAGAACTGAGGTGTGAGAAGGATGGCTTGCCATTGATGACATACCAAATTTTGCAAGGCCGCCATGATGTGATCTCACATCAAGAAACTCTAAAGCAAGGGATTCATGCACCCTTCGAGAAAGCTCCAGCAGCAAATAGAAGATTTCTTCGAGAAAACTGCTCACAGAGTATAACATGCAACTTTTAGAGGATCCCATAATAAAACCATAGAGAGAGAATCATAATAACTCTTACGCGCAGAGCATAGACTGGAGTAGCTTTTGTAGGCAGGGTCTTCAATGATCGAAGTCTATTGTTAATTCCAGGTTTGCTGTTTGAGAGAGAGCACTTGGTATTAGCAATCTAAAAGAAAGTAAATGCCAGAGTATATGTTTGCTTAAGTCAAACTTACTTCTCTTCTTTCAGTGGCGCTTTTGTGCTTGTGGttacatcccataatttcacagTGCAATCAGCAGAGCCAGATGCAAGAAGTGAACCTTCACCACTGAAATAGGACAAATAAGCTTGAAATATCAACCATCTTTCATGAACTTCATACTTGAGTGCACCTCTGAAAGTACACGGAGAAAAGGTTTAGTTCTATAACTGAAAGTCCTTCCCTACCTAAAAGCAAGTGACCATACACAGGAGGAGTGTCCAACCAAAGGAGTAATACAACGTCCACTTGAGAGATCCCACATCAtgactgttccatcttcatcacctGATGCCATATATCGACCATCAGGAGACATTGCCAATGATAGGATCATACTCCTATGACCAATGAAAATCCTGACACAGTCGCCACTTTGGACATCCCACAAGCGTACAGTTTTGTCACTTGATCCAGTTGCAATGTAATTGCAGTTTGCATGCCATTGCACACACTACATGGTGAATTCAACATGTTCTTAGATTTATGTTCATTGAAAGGAAATTACCAATTGAAAATGCTTCCAAGCAACATCGCAGAGCAACTGAACAGTTCTATCCTAACGGTATTTTACTATACCTTCTTAGACCATTTTAATGATCAATTGTAAATTCATTATGCTAATGAAATATAGTTTTTAATCCaataaaatatagttttaaatcCAAATTCAGAATATTCTGTTATGGTTATAGTAAGAGCATTTTATTAGTGCCCAATCTCTCCAAATAAAATATTCAACCTTCATTCCTTTTCTAGTATAATAGTGGTGGTCTCCACCAACGGAGAAGGAAAAAGAGTTGTAAACACTTACCCAAATGTTAtccaagttaaaaaaaaaaaaggttgctCTTGTTTATAAAGATTCCAGTTAGCAAGCTACTTGATACCAAGGTAAAAGTTACTCTCCCCGTTCCATTTGCAGAGATTCTAAAAATAAAGATCGACGGATTATCATATTGGAGTTAGAGATACATTAGAAATAACAGTTCACATGATGAAGTGTCAATTATTGTTGAAAATATACCAAATCAACGCGAAAAGAAATATTATACTACCTCTGTCCCATTAGAAAACATCATAAAAAAAGTATTAAAATAAGAATAGTTAAACAAACTTGGATTCTTGTAATTTGTAAAAGTTGTATAAAGCAATATTAGCATTGGTATGATGTCGAACATTTTGGGGCATCCCAAAACGGAAAGATATCATATAAATTGGGACGTGAGGGAGTACTAGCTTGGATATTTGAACATGTAAAGCTTGCCATTTTATAGAAGTAGCCAAGTAATTATGGGGGACAAATATGAAAGTGGGTCAAGTAACTTAAGATGTATAATACCAGCCACATGGAGTGATATCGATGCCTACATAGATCAGATTAGAAAATAGTCGTCCAGTGAATGGGGCACAAAATAGGTACTCacatccacatctgataagtgtCCGGCCATTATTCTCAGAGGCTGTATTCTGTCCATAGACCAGATTCTTGCAGTGCGGTCATGTGA is drawn from Nicotiana tabacum cultivar K326 chromosome 22, ASM71507v2, whole genome shotgun sequence and contains these coding sequences:
- the LOC107830808 gene encoding septin and tuftelin-interacting protein 1 homolog 1-like; amino-acid sequence: MDDHQEMERFGMENDFEDGQWIGGEFYYRKRKEKKHVQTKDDVLYGVFASDDSDSDYEGSSKKRKKGLSTKADLTKPVNFVSTGTVMPDQEIDRNFKEEKNQKMSEESKGLGSGASVGLGFGTSSSKNIAADEYTKTQAQVEIEEENFLPTAFGRKIKEGALRREKEREKEKSMLAKKSSESGRREPGGDVGGFEKHTKGIGMKLLEKMGYKGGGLGKNEQGILAPVEAKLRPKNMGMGFNDYKETSAPTLQESEGKPVARPAQPVEGHSKEKLWSKQAKKLKKVYITAEELLAKKQEQGLEVVQKVFDMRGPQVRVLANLENLNAEDKARENDVPMPELQHNIRLIVDLAELDIQKIDSDLRNERETVVALQKENEKFQAEAARQKRQLDNMEEIVSVLDRIGQESTSGTLTLDSLAAAFADLQQQYSEEYKLCNLSSIACSYAQPLFIRVFQGWDPLQTPTHGMEVVSRWKYLLQGDDIFTISDAASPYTQIFMEVVFPAIRISGTNTWQARDPEPMLRFLESWEKLLPPAVLQTILENIVLPKLSAAVDSWDPRRETIPIHSWVHPWLPLLGQRLESCYHTIRNRLESVLHAWHPSDMSAYYILSPWKTVFDAINWEKLMVRFIVPKLLNVMHEFQINPANQNLDQFYWVRTWATAIPIHHMLPILDIFFNKWEVVLYHWLCSKNPNFEEVTKWYLGWKVLIPPELLANEHVRYRLNVGLDMMNQAVEGSEVVEPGLRENISYLRVLEQRQFETQKKAAAQSQSRPSVGSNSGIQMDGTGGGDEMNLKRVIEVYAQQNDLLFQLKPGRMQDGHQIYGFGKISIIIDSLNQKVFAQVEDRWSLVSLEQLLDLQKLKSR